The following is a genomic window from Streptomyces lincolnensis.
ATCTCGCGGCCGGAGTAGCCGCCTTCCGCTCCGCACGGGTCCTCGGCGTAGGCGAGTGTGCCCACGAGCGGCCGGCACAGTTCGACCGCCTCGCGCAGGGACCAGGCCCCGTTGGGGTCGAGGGTGATCCGGGCCTCGGGGAACCGTTCCTTGAGCGCGTGGACGGCCTTCACCTCCTCGCTGCCCGCGAGGACACCGCCCTTGAGCTTGAAGTCGTGGAAGCCGTACCGGGCGTAGACCGCCTCGGCCTGACGGACGATCGCCTCGGGTGTCAGTGCCTCCTCGTGCCGGAGGCGGTACCACTCCACGTCCGCGTCGGGCTCACGGACGTAGTCCAGGTCCGTGCGGTCCGGGTCCCCGACGTAGAAGAGGTAGCCGAGGACACGTACGGCGTCGCGCTGCTTGCCGTCGCCGAGCAGGGCGGCGACCGGCACGTCGAGGTGCTGTCCTAGCAGGTCCAGGAGCGCCGACTCGACGGCGGTGACGGCGTGCACGGTGGTGCGCAGGTCGAAGGTCTGGGCGCCACGACCACCCGAGTCACGGTCGGCGAAGGTGTGCCGCATCGTCCGCAGAACACGCTGGTAGTCGCCGACACGGCTGCCTACGACCAGACGCTCGGCGTCGCGCAGGGTGCGGGTGATGCTCTCGCCGCCGGGCACTTCGCCCAGGCCGGTGCGTCCTTCGGAGTCCTCCAGGACGACGACGTTGCGGGTGAAGTACGGGGCGTGGGCGCCGGAGAGGTTGAGGAGCATGGAGTCCCGGCCGGCGACCGGATGGACGGCGAACTTGGTGACGACGGGCTGACTCATGACAAGCGGTACCGCTCTCGTGAGATCGGACAGGACAGTGGGAGAACGAGCAGGAGACCAGGCGGAGAAGACGAAGGGGCAGCGGCGGAACCGGCGGCGACGCCGAGGGTGATCAGACCTTGAGGACGTCCAGGACCTGTTCCAGGACCAGTACACCGCCCAGCCCGAGGATCGCCAGCACCGTCGTATAGCTCGTGCGTGCCTTGATCGCGTCGATGACGGACAGGTTGAAGTACTCCTTGAACATCCAGAATCCCGGGTCGTTGACGTGCGAGAAGGCGATCGATCCGCAGGAGACGGCGAGGACCATGACCTCGGCGTGGATGCCACTGCCCGCGAGCAGCGGGAGCGCCACGCCGGAGGCGGTGACGACGGCGACGGTGGCGGAGCCGAGGGCGACGCGGAGGATGGCCGCGATCAGCCAGGCCAGGATGATCGGCGAGATGGACCAGCCGTCGGTGGTGTCCTTGATGTAGTCGGATATCCCGCCCTCGACGAGGACGTTCTTGAAGGCGCCGCCCGCACCGATCACCAGCAGGATCATCGCCATCGCCTGGGCGGCTTCCTTGCACGAGGTGCTGACCTCCGCCAGGCTGCGCCCCATCCGCGGTCCGAAGGCCCAGATGGCGACGAGCAGGGTGAGCAGCAGGGCGATCGGCGCGGATCCGATGAAGGCGACGAAGTGCAGCACCGGACCGTCGCCGGAGTCGGCCAGGTCGGTCACCGCGGCACCGGCGATCAGCACCACGGGCAGCAGGGCGACCCCGAGCGAGAGGCCCATGCCGGGCATGTCCTCGTCCTCGAAGACCCGCTCGCTGACCAGGCCCTTGGGGATCGTGGGGTTCATCCGCCGGATGAACGGCAGGCGCGGCCACAGCAGGGCGATGAGCGCGCCGGCCGGGACGGCGATGAACAGGCCGTAGAAGAGGGTCAGTCCGACGGACGCGTGGAAGGTGGCGGCGACCGCGGTGGGGCCCGGGTGGGGCGGCAGGAAGCTGTGCATGGTGGACAGGGCGATCGACATCGGCAGCCCGACCCAGAGCAGGTTCGACCGGGTGACCCGGACGAGGGTGAAGGCGACCGGCACGATGATGACGAAGGCGACCTCGTAGAACATGGTCACGCCGATGAGCATGGCGGACAGCACCATGGCGACCTGCACCCAGCGCGGGCCGCAGAGGTCGAGGAGTCTGCCGGCGATCCGCTGGGCGGCGCCGGAGTCCCCCATCACGCGGCCGACCATCGCGCCGAGCCCGATGGTGAGCATCGTGTCGCCGATCTGGTCCCCGATGCCCTCCGCGAGCACGTCCGGGATCTCCTCCAGTCCGATGCCCTGCACCAGGGCGACGCCCACGGCGACCAGGAGCAGGGCGGCGAAGCCGTTCAGTCTCAGCTTCGTCATCAGGAAGAGCAGGGCCAGGACGCTGACCGCGACGACGACGAGCGGCATGTGTCAGTTCTCCTTTGAACCGGCAGCAGGACGAGGACGGTCCACGGTCACGTTGATGAACCAGTTCCTCATACAAAGATGACGTCTACATATGAAGACGGAGGTTAGGTCTGTGGACCGCCCGGGTCAATGGGTGCGCGCGAATCCCCTTACGATCGGCGCATGTCGCAGCGCGCGGGCGTACCCGAGGTCAAGTCGGCGGTCCGTACCGTCGCGGTACTCGAACTGCTCGCCGAACGCGGCGACCGACCCGCCCGGCTGCGCGAACTCGCCGACGCGCTGGGCGTACCGCGCAGCAGCATGTACGCACTGCTCCAGACCCTGGTGGAATGCGGCTGGGTCCGCACCGACGCGACCGGATCCCTCTACGGCATCGGGATCCGCGCGCTGCTCACCGGCACCGGCTATCTGGACAGCGACGTACGCGTGCGGGCGGTCCGCCCGTATCTCGACGAGGCCTCGGACGGGCTCGGCGAGACCATCCACCTCGCCCGGCTGGACGGTTCGGACGTCGTCTACCTCGCCACCCGGGAGTCGCACGAGTATCTGCGCACGATCAGCCGCGTCGGCCGCCGCGTCCCCGCCCACGCCGGCGCCCTGGGCAAGGCCCTGCTCGCCGAGCGCCCCGACCACGAACTCCCGCTTCCCGACGAGCCGTTGAGCGCCGCCACGGACAACACCCACACCACCCGCGCCGCCCTGCTCGCCGACCTCGCGGCGACACGGGCCCGCGGCTACTCCGTCGACCGGGAGGAAACGGTCGTCGGCATCGCCGGCTTCGGGTTCGCCCTCCGCTACGACACACCCGCCGTCGACGCCATCAGCTGCTCGGTGCCCGTCTCCCGGCTCACCGACGAACACGAACGGCACATCGTCGCCGTCATGCGGGAGATCCGCGCGAAGATCGAGCGGACGCTGCCGTCGAGTCGGGGGGAGGTGGTGTGGCGCTAGACCGGCCCAAGCTCAGCGCTGCTTCCGGCTCCTGGACAGGAGTTGGAGGCCGGCCACGATCCGGTGGACGCCGTAGAGCGTCGGCCCTCCGGCCACGAAGTAGGCCACCGCGCCCTCGGCTTCGCCGTAGATGACGGCGGTGATGAGCAGCCCGCCGATGAGCCAGGCCGCGCCGAACTCGAGGGAGCGCCTGCCCCGCGCTTCCCATACGGCCCGTTGCTCCGGGGAGACCCGCCGGCACGGAGCGGGCGAACTCCCGCACGGCCGTACGCCGTTGTCAGTCAACTTGGTTCCTGAGTTCCGTGAAGGTGTGCTGCGCTCACCAGGACCCGCGGGATGCCGCACGGCCGGTCGGACGGTCCCCCGTGCCATCCGACCGGCCCGTGTACACGCGGCGACGCTAGCGGGCGGCGGGCGCGCCGGTCTTGGACGAATTTGCACTCGCCGAGAGAGCCATGGCCCCTTCCACCCGGCGCGCCGCCATCATCCGGCCGGGCGTGGTCCCGGCGATGGCGCGGAAGTCGCGGTTGAGGTGCGCCTGGTCGTAGAAACCGCAGGCCGCCGAGATCTCGGTCAGACTCCCGGCCCCGCGGTTGAGCATCGCCACGGCATGACGGAAGCGCAGCACCCGTGCGGACGCCTTGGGCGTCAGCCCGGTCTGCTGGGTGAACCGCCGGATCAAGTACCCCTGGCTCCAGCCCACTTCGGCGGCGATACGGGCGATCGGGACGGCCCCCGCGCTGCCGGAGAGCAGGTGCCAGGCATGGCGGACCTCGGGTGCGGGTTCCGGGCCGTGTGCCAGCCGGGCGAGCAGTGCCGCGTCCAGCAGGTCGAACCTGGCGGCCCAGTCCCGGGTGGACGCCAACCGCTCCTCCAGGATCCCCGCCTCGGGCCCCAGCACGTCCCGGATCTCGACGGCCAGGTTCGTCAACTCGCTCATCGGCATGCCGAACAGGCGGTAGGCACCCAGGGGTGTGAACTCGACCCGGATCGCCTCCTGGCCACCGGGATGGACACAGATCGCGGGCCGGTCCTCCACCCCCACCACCAGCGACCCGATCCTCCCGCTGCCTCCGCCCGCCATGCCGAGCCGACGGACCTGGGCGAAGGGCGCGGCGAGGTTGATCAGCAGAGTCGCGCATCCGGTCGGCACCAACCGCACTTCGTACGGCGAGGTCACCGCTTCCCAATAGCCGACATAGCTGCGCAGGAACGGCCGCAGCCCCGGATGCCAGGGCCGCGTGACCCGCCACAACCCGCCGAGCCGCACGATCTCGACGGCACCCGCACTCGCGATGCCGCCCTGTAACGCGTGAACCACCAAAAGGCTCCCCTCACCTCCGAGGGACCGCCCGGAGCGAACCGCCCGGCTGCTCCGCCGTACCCCCGTCGGCTGTCCGGTGCAGTAGCGGGTGATGCCGCCTGTTTCAGGATATCCATGGTGTCGCATCCCTCTCACGGGTCCGGTAGGTGAAGCCCGTGTGCAGAGGGTGCGGATCCGATGAGGGGCGAGCACGATGCCCCTGGATCGCGAGCAGTGCCTGGCCGGACCACCTCGGTGGGTAACGAGGTGGTCCGGCCAGGCACTGCCGGCTTCGCAGGGGAAGGGCCGGGGAGTCGGTCACCGGTCCCGGTGGGCCAGTCGCCGCGCCAGCACCGGGATGATCACGGCGGCGGCGACGAGGTGCGACACGGCCAGGACGATCTGAGTGGAGACGGCGGTGTGCGGCGCGGCGGCCGGACCGGCCAGGGACAGCACGGTGAGGACGACGGTGGCCACGGTGAAGGTGCGGGCGGGCCGCTTGGCCCAACGGGCGAGGGCCATCGCCAGGACGATTCCCGCGAGCGACCAGAACAGCACGCCCCCGGCGAAGCCGCCCACCGGGATGTCCGCCGCCTCCGTGGCCCCCGGACTGGCCGCGCTCATGGGGACGCCGGCCGCCCGGGCGACGAGCGCGAACACCTCGGTGACGACCGCACCGGCGAGCATCGCCGCGATACCGACCAGCCACACGGGGCGGCCGGCGAGCGAGCGCAGCGAGGACGAGGACGAGGACGAGGACGAGGACGAGGACTGAACGGTCTGGGTCTGGGGCGAGGTCACGCTCATGGCACGGTCTCCTGATTCGGTGTTCGGTCTTGGTGTGCGTTCGGTCTCGGTGTTCCTTACGCATGGTTAGACCGGTCGATCCGCCAGAACTCATCGGCGATCGAGGGAAGTTGCCGAAATCCGAGCGGTCGAGTGCCCGGGCGCGAACGTGGACGCGAGGGCCTGGGCGATGCGGGCGCAACCGTTCCTCTTCCTTGCCCTCCCCCTGGCGCCCACCTACTCTGACTTTGTGCCGCTAATAAACAAATCCCGAACGCACAACGCCGTGCCGGGCAACGGCAACGACCTCACCCGCCTTCGCATCGCCCTGACCACGTTCTTCGCCCTCGACGGCTTCATCTTCGCCGGCTGGGTCGTCCGCATCCCCGCCATCAAGCACCAGACCGGGGCCTCCGCGAGCGGCCTCGGGCTCGCCCTCCTCGGCGTCTCCGCCGGAGCCGTGGTCACGATGATGATCACCGGCCGGCTCTGCCGCCGCTACGGCAACCACAAGGTCACCGTCGTCTGCGGGATCCTGCTCTCGCTCAGCGTGGCGCTGCCGCCGCTCACCCACTCCGCCCTCACCCTCGGCGCCGTACTGCTGGTCTTCGGCGCCGCATACGGTGGCATCAACGTCGCCTTCAACAGCGCCGCGGTCGACCTGGTCCGGGCCCTGCGGCGCCCCGTCATGCCCAGCTTCCACGCCGCGTTCAGTCTCGGCGGCATGATCGGCGCCGGACTCGGCGGGCTCGTCGCCGGAGCGCTCTCCCCCACCCGGCATCTGCTCGGTCTCACCCTGATCGGCCTGCTCGTCACCGCCCTCGCGGGCCGCACCCTGCTGCGTGTCGAGGCCCCGGCGTTGCGCGTCGAGGCCCCGGCACCGGCGCAAAGCGCGCCACGGGCGGAGTCCTCGCCCCGCGGCGCGAAACCCCACGCCCGCGGACTCGTCGTCATCTTCGGCCTGATCGCCCTGTGCACGGCCTACGGCGAGGGCGCCCTGGCCGACTGGAGCGCCCTGCACCTGGAACAGGATCTGGACGCCTCACCGGGCGTCGCGGCGGTCGGCTACTCCTGCTTCGCCCTCGCCATGACCATCGGCCGGCTCACCGGCAGCCGGCTGCTCGAACGCCTGGGCCAGACACGCACGTTGGTGTACGGCGGCACGACCGCCTCGATCGGCATGCTCCTCGGCGCGCTCGCCCCCGCCCTGTGGGTGGCGCTGATCGGCTTCGTGGTCACCGGGCTCGGTCTGGCGAACCTCTTCCCCGTCGCCGTCGAACGCGCCGGCACCCTGGCCGGGCCGGACGGCGTCGCGGTCGCCTCCACCTTCGGCTACGGCGGGATGCTCCTGGGGCCGCCCGCCATCGGCTTCATGGCCGACTGGTTCTCCCTCCCCGTCGCCCTCACCAGCGTGGCCGCACTCGCCGCCACGGCCGCGGCCATCGCCCTGCTGACCCGTCGTACGGCAACCGGCTGACGCCGGGCCCGGCCTCCCCTGGACACCGGGCCAGAACAGGCCTCTCAGAGCCAGCGCTGTGCCGCTTCGACGCTGTCCCCGCCGCTGGTGTTGAACGCGATGGCGGCCTGCGGCGCGTAGCGGCGGACCAGGTTCACGATCTGCTCGAAGAGCGGGAGCAACTGCTCGGCCTTGCGGATCCCGCCGCCGATGACGACCACGTCCCACGGACGCTCGCTCAATGACGTGACGAGAGTGGGGTCGGCCGACTCGTCGAACACGATCAGCGTCATGGCAGCGTCGATGCCGTGCTCGCCGAACCGGACCAACTCGGCGTCGAGAGCCGCGTGCAGGGCCGGTCCGTCGACGCCGGGTATCGCTTGCGGGTCGTAACCGACAACCAGTACGGAGGACATGCGGCCAACCTATTACCTCTGGGGTAATCGACCGCACTCCCCCACCCCGGCAGGATCGAGCACATCGAGGAAAGCCCTCGATAACGGGATTCCGCCCGCGGCCGCGAGGAGTGCTCCATGTCCGTCAAGTCCCCCGCAACGAACGCCGGTTCAGCCCCCACCGCGAGTGCCGTCGCCGAGGCCACCCGGGCCGTCGTACAGGAGTTTCTCGCCGCCCGGCTGGCCGGGGACACCGAGCGGCTCGCGGCGGTCTTCGCCGACGAGGTCGACTGGGTGCTCGCCGAGAATCCGGCCGTCCCGTGGATCCGCCCGCGGTCCACCGCCGCCGAATGCGCCGCCCAGGTCACGGAGTTGACGGAGCACACAGTGCCCGAGGACGCGCGCGCGTCGGTCGACACGTTCCTCGTCGACGGCGCCGACGCCGTTCTGATGGGCCACCTGTCGGGAACCGTCCGCGCGACGGGGAAGTCCTTCGAGGGCCCGTTCGCTCTGCACCTCACCGTCGAGGACGGCCGGATCACCCGGCACCGGCTCTACGAGAACAGCCTGTCGATCGCCGAGGCGTGCGCCCGGTGAGAACGGGGGCGGGTCGTTTCGCCGTCCGGCGGGAGGGCCGGTGGCCGGCTCACTCGTCGCCGCCCGGGGAGAAGATCCGGTCCAGGTGGTAGTCGAAGATCGCGGTCGCCGACTCGGGGTCGCGCTGGCCGACGAGAATGCTGGTGCCGAGTCCCGCGGACATGGCCAGCAGGCTGACCGCCTCCGACCGGGTGTCCACGCCCGGCCGCAGCAGCCCGGCCTCCTGCGCCTGCTGAAGCAGACCGACGAGGACCGCCTCCGCGGCGTCCGGGTCCTTGATGAAGGGCTGGGCCGCGAGCGCCCGGTCGTGGACGGCCAGAACGGCGTACGAGGTGTAGAGGTGGTGGAAGGTGCGGCTCTCCAGGTCGGTCGGCAGGGCCGCCGTCAGCAGTGCCTCGATCATCGCGCGCGGTCCCGGTTCGTCCCCGGCGGCCCGGATCCTGGCGGCGACCCGCTCGCCGAATCTCTCGGTCAGGTGCCGCAGTCCGAAGAGCAGGAGTTGCTCCTTGGTCTCGAAGTAGTACTGCACCAACCGGAGTGAGACGCCCGCCTCGGCCGCCACGTCCCTCATCCCCACGGCATGCAGTCCGCGCCGGCCGGCGACCCTGACGAGCGCGTCGGCGATCTCGGTGCGCCGCTCCGTGTGATCCACGCGCTTGGGCATCGTCGGGTTCTCCGCATCTGTCCGCTGTCCGCTGTTCGCGCCGGTGACCGGGGCGGGCTCCGCCGGCCGTTTTTATGGTACACCCGTACCACCGTCGTGGTACGGTCGTATCACGAAGACCGACTACCCCGGAGGTGGCCGTGCCCGACACCGCTGCAATCCGCACCCAGGCCGATGTCGGCCGCTATGTCAGCGACGCCTGGCGCGAGCGCTACTTCGCCGCCTGCGACACGCTCTACGCACTGGGGGCCACCGCGCTGGCGGAAGAGGACGTGGAGACGTCCTTCGGCACCACCCACGTCTATCGCTACGGCCCCGCGGACCCGGCCGCCCGATCGCGCACCCCCGTCGCCCTGGTGCACGGAGCGGGTTCCTGCTCCGCCATGTGGTACCCCAACACCCCGGACCTCAGCGCCGAGCGGCCCGTCTACGCGATCGACACCCTGGGCGACCCCGGCCGCAGTGTGCAGCGCAAACCCATCCACCAACCCGAGCGCGCCGCCCAGTGGTTGGACGAGACGCTCGACGCACTCGGTCTCGACCGGGTCCATCTCGTGGGCGCCTCCTACGGCGGCTGGCTCGCCCTGAACCAGGCGCATCTGAGGCCCGGCCGCCTCGCCTCGGTCACCCTCCTCGACCCCGGCGGCCTGGAGAAGGTGGGACTGCGCTTCTTCGTCTGGCTCTTCGCCGGCCTCTTCGCGACCTTCGCCCCCAAGGCCCTCCGCCCCAGGCTGGCGGCCTGGCTGGAGCAGCCGGTCCTCGTCATGCCGGAGCTGCGCACCATGATCAGGACGGCCGTCCGCGCCTACCGCATACGCCGTCCGTCACCCCTCCCCCTGTCCGAGGCCGAACTGTCCACCGTCCGCACCCCTGTCTACCTGGTCCTCGGCAAGCGCAGCCTGCTCGTCCACCCACAGCGTCAGGTGGAGCGCGTGCCCCGTCTGATAGCCGGCGCCCGGGCGGAGATCATCCCCAGCACCGGCCACGGACCGTGGATCGACCACGCGGAGGAGGTCAACCGCCGCATGCTGGAGTTCATGAACGCCGTCGACTGATACCCGCATGACACCCGTCCTGCCGGGCCGTGCCGGGGCCCCGCGCTCCGGTGGCATGCTGGGGCGGTGTCCTCATCCACTCCTGCGGGCGCCGTCTTCTTCGATGTCGACGGCACTCTCGTGCCGGGTACTAGTACGTCGCTCTTCCTGGCCGGTTTCCTCGGCCATCGGGAGGAGTTGGCGAAGGCCGAGGACGCCTATGCCGCCGGAGCCATGGACAACCGGCAGGTCTCCGAACTGGATGCCGCGGGCTGGGCGGGAGTCTCCGAGGACCAGATCTCCGGATGGCTCGACGGGCTGCCCCTGGTCACGGGCATCCAGGAAACCGTGGACTGGTGCCGGCGGAACGGCTTGGCGCCCGTGCTGGCGACCCTCGCCTGGTCGCCGGTCGGCGGCTACCTGACCGGCCGCTTCGGCTTCCACACGTCCTGCGGGCCCCAACTGGCCACTGCTGAGGGCCGGTTCACGGGCGAGGTCGCCCGCCACTTCGACGAGCACGACAAACGGGACTTCGCCCTCGTCCAGGCGCGAGAACTGGGCCTGGATCTCCGCTCGTGCGGCGCGGTCGGGGACAGCCGTTCCGACCTGTCCCTGTTCGCGGCCGTGGGGTTGAGCGTGGCGTTCAACCCCACGGCGGGAGCGCGGGCGGCGGCGACCGTCGCGGTGGACGACGGCGACCTGCGAAGCGTCCTTCCCGTCCTGAACGGCTTGCTCACAGCCGGTCGTTGACCGTCGGGTCGCGGCCGCCGTCCCACGGCGCTCCGGGCCACGCACTCGGCCCGACCGATCAACCGATGACGGTCACTCGTCGAAGTAGGCCTTGGCGACGGCGTAACTGTCCTCGTAGAGGTGGTAGCGGGTGATGCGCCCGCCCTCGACCGTGGCGTGCAGGGCGAACGCCGTGTCGATGTCCCGGCCCGTCTTCCTGACCTCGGAGACCAGGCGCCCGATGAGCACCACGTCGTCGCCGTCGGCGATGACCTGGCGGAGGTCGAACTCCTTGGACTGCACATGGGTCCGCAGCAGTTCGAAGAAGGTCCGCATGCCCTCCGCCGAGTCGACCTCCGGTATCCATGGGATGCCCGGCGGGTGCGGGATCGAGAACGACACGGAATCCGCGAACAGGGCCGCCGCCTCCCGGGTCTTCCCCTCGGCGAGCAGAGGGAACAAGCTCTGGACGATCTGTGCCGGCGACTCTGCTGTCATGCCTTCCGACCCTACAGGGCCGCTTCGGGCGGCCGTTTCAGACCGTGGGAGTCGACGTGAGCCGCCGCGCCAGAGTGGCCGCGAACTCCTCCGCCCGGGACATCTGGGTGCGCAGGTCCTCGACCCGCTGCCGGGTGGCGTGCTCGAAGCCGCGGATCCGCTCCAGCAGTGCTTCACGCTCCTCGGACGGCAGTTCCTCACCGGCATCGAGGCGGTCGGTGGCCTCCAGCAACGCGCGCATCTCGTCCAGGGTGAAGCCGAGCGGCTTCATACGGCGGATGACCATCAGGCGGGCGACATCGGACTCGGTGTAGAGGCGGAAGCCGCCCTGGGAGCGGGCGGAGGGAACGACGAGGCCGGCGTCCTCGTAGTGCCGGATGGTCCG
Proteins encoded in this region:
- a CDS encoding enolase C-terminal domain-like protein; amino-acid sequence: MSQPVVTKFAVHPVAGRDSMLLNLSGAHAPYFTRNVVVLEDSEGRTGLGEVPGGESITRTLRDAERLVVGSRVGDYQRVLRTMRHTFADRDSGGRGAQTFDLRTTVHAVTAVESALLDLLGQHLDVPVAALLGDGKQRDAVRVLGYLFYVGDPDRTDLDYVREPDADVEWYRLRHEEALTPEAIVRQAEAVYARYGFHDFKLKGGVLAGSEEVKAVHALKERFPEARITLDPNGAWSLREAVELCRPLVGTLAYAEDPCGAEGGYSGREILAEFRRATGLPTATNMIATDWRQLTHALALQSVSIPLADPHFWTMQGSVRVAQLCNATGLTWGCHSNNHFDISLAMMAHCGAAAPGEYNALDTHWIWQEGLERLTVDPPRISGGQVAVPDTPGLGIRLDLDRLHAAAELHQEIAVSGRDDAVGMRYLIEDWTFDPKRPCLVR
- a CDS encoding gluconate:H+ symporter, producing MPLVVVAVSVLALLFLMTKLRLNGFAALLLVAVGVALVQGIGLEEIPDVLAEGIGDQIGDTMLTIGLGAMVGRVMGDSGAAQRIAGRLLDLCGPRWVQVAMVLSAMLIGVTMFYEVAFVIIVPVAFTLVRVTRSNLLWVGLPMSIALSTMHSFLPPHPGPTAVAATFHASVGLTLFYGLFIAVPAGALIALLWPRLPFIRRMNPTIPKGLVSERVFEDEDMPGMGLSLGVALLPVVLIAGAAVTDLADSGDGPVLHFVAFIGSAPIALLLTLLVAIWAFGPRMGRSLAEVSTSCKEAAQAMAMILLVIGAGGAFKNVLVEGGISDYIKDTTDGWSISPIILAWLIAAILRVALGSATVAVVTASGVALPLLAGSGIHAEVMVLAVSCGSIAFSHVNDPGFWMFKEYFNLSVIDAIKARTSYTTVLAILGLGGVLVLEQVLDVLKV
- a CDS encoding IclR family transcriptional regulator, whose product is MSQRAGVPEVKSAVRTVAVLELLAERGDRPARLRELADALGVPRSSMYALLQTLVECGWVRTDATGSLYGIGIRALLTGTGYLDSDVRVRAVRPYLDEASDGLGETIHLARLDGSDVVYLATRESHEYLRTISRVGRRVPAHAGALGKALLAERPDHELPLPDEPLSAATDNTHTTRAALLADLAATRARGYSVDREETVVGIAGFGFALRYDTPAVDAISCSVPVSRLTDEHERHIVAVMREIRAKIERTLPSSRGEVVWR
- a CDS encoding helix-turn-helix domain-containing protein; this encodes MVHALQGGIASAGAVEIVRLGGLWRVTRPWHPGLRPFLRSYVGYWEAVTSPYEVRLVPTGCATLLINLAAPFAQVRRLGMAGGGSGRIGSLVVGVEDRPAICVHPGGQEAIRVEFTPLGAYRLFGMPMSELTNLAVEIRDVLGPEAGILEERLASTRDWAARFDLLDAALLARLAHGPEPAPEVRHAWHLLSGSAGAVPIARIAAEVGWSQGYLIRRFTQQTGLTPKASARVLRFRHAVAMLNRGAGSLTEISAACGFYDQAHLNRDFRAIAGTTPGRMMAARRVEGAMALSASANSSKTGAPAAR
- a CDS encoding DUF6069 family protein; its protein translation is MSVTSPQTQTVQSSSSSSSSSSSSLRSLAGRPVWLVGIAAMLAGAVVTEVFALVARAAGVPMSAASPGATEAADIPVGGFAGGVLFWSLAGIVLAMALARWAKRPARTFTVATVVLTVLSLAGPAAAPHTAVSTQIVLAVSHLVAAAVIIPVLARRLAHRDR
- a CDS encoding MFS transporter → MPGNGNDLTRLRIALTTFFALDGFIFAGWVVRIPAIKHQTGASASGLGLALLGVSAGAVVTMMITGRLCRRYGNHKVTVVCGILLSLSVALPPLTHSALTLGAVLLVFGAAYGGINVAFNSAAVDLVRALRRPVMPSFHAAFSLGGMIGAGLGGLVAGALSPTRHLLGLTLIGLLVTALAGRTLLRVEAPALRVEAPAPAQSAPRAESSPRGAKPHARGLVVIFGLIALCTAYGEGALADWSALHLEQDLDASPGVAAVGYSCFALAMTIGRLTGSRLLERLGQTRTLVYGGTTASIGMLLGALAPALWVALIGFVVTGLGLANLFPVAVERAGTLAGPDGVAVASTFGYGGMLLGPPAIGFMADWFSLPVALTSVAALAATAAAIALLTRRTATG
- a CDS encoding nuclear transport factor 2 family protein gives rise to the protein MSVKSPATNAGSAPTASAVAEATRAVVQEFLAARLAGDTERLAAVFADEVDWVLAENPAVPWIRPRSTAAECAAQVTELTEHTVPEDARASVDTFLVDGADAVLMGHLSGTVRATGKSFEGPFALHLTVEDGRITRHRLYENSLSIAEACAR
- a CDS encoding TetR/AcrR family transcriptional regulator, whose product is MPKRVDHTERRTEIADALVRVAGRRGLHAVGMRDVAAEAGVSLRLVQYYFETKEQLLLFGLRHLTERFGERVAARIRAAGDEPGPRAMIEALLTAALPTDLESRTFHHLYTSYAVLAVHDRALAAQPFIKDPDAAEAVLVGLLQQAQEAGLLRPGVDTRSEAVSLLAMSAGLGTSILVGQRDPESATAIFDYHLDRIFSPGGDE
- a CDS encoding alpha/beta fold hydrolase, whose amino-acid sequence is MPDTAAIRTQADVGRYVSDAWRERYFAACDTLYALGATALAEEDVETSFGTTHVYRYGPADPAARSRTPVALVHGAGSCSAMWYPNTPDLSAERPVYAIDTLGDPGRSVQRKPIHQPERAAQWLDETLDALGLDRVHLVGASYGGWLALNQAHLRPGRLASVTLLDPGGLEKVGLRFFVWLFAGLFATFAPKALRPRLAAWLEQPVLVMPELRTMIRTAVRAYRIRRPSPLPLSEAELSTVRTPVYLVLGKRSLLVHPQRQVERVPRLIAGARAEIIPSTGHGPWIDHAEEVNRRMLEFMNAVD
- a CDS encoding HAD family hydrolase; this translates as MSSSTPAGAVFFDVDGTLVPGTSTSLFLAGFLGHREELAKAEDAYAAGAMDNRQVSELDAAGWAGVSEDQISGWLDGLPLVTGIQETVDWCRRNGLAPVLATLAWSPVGGYLTGRFGFHTSCGPQLATAEGRFTGEVARHFDEHDKRDFALVQARELGLDLRSCGAVGDSRSDLSLFAAVGLSVAFNPTAGARAAATVAVDDGDLRSVLPVLNGLLTAGR
- a CDS encoding nuclear transport factor 2 family protein — its product is MTAESPAQIVQSLFPLLAEGKTREAAALFADSVSFSIPHPPGIPWIPEVDSAEGMRTFFELLRTHVQSKEFDLRQVIADGDDVVLIGRLVSEVRKTGRDIDTAFALHATVEGGRITRYHLYEDSYAVAKAYFDE
- a CDS encoding MerR family transcriptional regulator; the protein is MSSEHMQIGEVAARTELSLRTIRHYEDAGLVVPSARSQGGFRLYTESDVARLMVIRRMKPLGFTLDEMRALLEATDRLDAGEELPSEEREALLERIRGFEHATRQRVEDLRTQMSRAEEFAATLARRLTSTPTV